A window of Lentibacillus sp. Marseille-P4043 contains these coding sequences:
- a CDS encoding YppG family protein yields MFERPYDNYQQYQAYTGYPNYYHVHPYYQMGHQQLQQPNSAVFQSPFDQFAKPKQPNNWHAVMGNQTSHNPYSTPKANGLFTYFQDKNGQVDLDKMFSTVGQFANTVQQISPVVKQVGSIMKNMK; encoded by the coding sequence ATGTTTGAAAGGCCTTATGATAATTATCAGCAGTACCAAGCATATACCGGATACCCCAATTATTACCATGTGCATCCATATTATCAGATGGGACATCAACAATTGCAGCAACCAAACTCAGCTGTTTTCCAATCACCATTTGATCAGTTTGCCAAACCTAAACAGCCTAATAATTGGCATGCTGTTATGGGAAATCAGACCAGCCATAATCCGTATTCAACACCGAAAGCGAATGGGTTATTCACCTATTTTCAAGATAAAAATGGGCAAGTAGACCTTGATAAAATGTTCTCGACAGTTGGTCAATTTGCCAATACTGTTCAGCAAATTTCCCCAGTCGTCAAACAGGTTGGTTCGATTATGAAAAACATGAAATAA
- a CDS encoding rhomboid family intramembrane serine protease produces MFIRTEKSLKEFIQFYPVVATLIIIHLALWLIIDLLQLPLGIHFYQWGAGNNLFIHEGEYWRLLTSIILHNGLMHALFNSFALAIFGPALEQMLGKFKFILAYFGAGLIGNIATYLIEPTGFYSHVGASGAIFGLFGIYVYMVVLRKDLIDRANAQVVLTIFIIGLIMTFLRPNINIYAHVFGFIGGFALARLLLNNVQPFSPQRNRRRPNAGSVSFNPNRWKRRRLPRGLAPKIFWIIFGILVVLGLISRIL; encoded by the coding sequence ATGTTCATTCGAACGGAAAAAAGTTTAAAAGAATTTATTCAATTTTATCCAGTTGTAGCAACACTCATCATTATTCATCTAGCATTATGGCTCATTATAGACCTATTGCAATTACCACTGGGTATCCATTTTTATCAATGGGGGGCTGGCAATAATTTATTTATTCATGAAGGTGAATATTGGCGTCTATTAACATCTATTATACTTCACAACGGTTTAATGCACGCATTATTCAATTCATTTGCTCTTGCCATATTCGGTCCAGCATTGGAACAAATGCTTGGAAAGTTCAAGTTCATCCTTGCTTATTTTGGTGCTGGGCTAATAGGCAATATTGCAACCTATCTAATCGAACCAACTGGCTTTTATTCACATGTTGGTGCTTCAGGAGCAATATTTGGCTTATTTGGTATTTATGTCTATATGGTAGTTTTACGTAAAGATCTAATCGATCGTGCAAACGCTCAAGTTGTCCTAACGATATTTATTATTGGTTTAATCATGACGTTCCTACGCCCCAATATCAATATTTACGCCCATGTTTTTGGCTTTATTGGAGGTTTTGCTCTTGCACGATTACTATTAAACAATGTCCAACCCTTTTCACCGCAACGAAACAGGCGACGGCCAAACGCAGGTTCCGTTTCATTTAATCCTAATCGGTGGAAAAGGCGCCGCTTACCAAGAGGATTAGCACCTAAAATTTTTTGGATTATTTTTGGCATCCTAGTTGTCCTTGGATTGATAAGTAGAATTTTATAA
- a CDS encoding YegS/Rv2252/BmrU family lipid kinase → MQYNKALFLYNGNAGSNDIKRKLEQSLPNLAQAVKELTIVQTETIEEAKSCCLEHASYVDLIIILGGDGTVYECINSVAEQKIRPAIAILPGGTCNDFSRMLQIPQNIKQATEAIVEGNMVDIDIGKSEGSYFLNFWGVGLVSETSLNIDESQKDNLGVLSYFISTLKTINQAEPFSYQIETDKENYSGDAVMILALNGKFIGTRELPIASISPNDGKFDVLIVKNSTLAAFKELLTMNNPNNDTNRLTELTYFQTNKLTITTDIKKDIDMDGEISNTTPAKIELLPNHIKMVKGFGDY, encoded by the coding sequence ATGCAGTATAATAAGGCACTATTTTTATATAACGGTAATGCTGGAAGTAATGATATCAAGCGAAAACTGGAACAATCCTTACCAAATCTTGCACAGGCAGTAAAGGAACTGACTATTGTTCAAACAGAAACGATTGAAGAGGCAAAAAGCTGTTGCTTAGAACATGCAAGTTACGTTGACTTAATTATTATTCTCGGTGGGGATGGTACAGTTTATGAGTGTATCAATAGTGTTGCAGAGCAAAAAATACGACCAGCAATTGCTATATTGCCAGGAGGAACATGTAATGATTTTAGCCGTATGCTACAAATCCCACAAAATATAAAGCAAGCAACAGAAGCAATTGTTGAAGGGAATATGGTTGATATTGATATTGGCAAATCAGAGGGAAGCTACTTTCTTAACTTCTGGGGAGTTGGCTTAGTATCGGAAACATCATTAAATATCGATGAATCGCAAAAGGATAACCTTGGAGTACTGAGCTATTTTATTAGTACATTGAAAACGATTAATCAAGCAGAACCGTTTTCCTATCAAATCGAAACGGATAAGGAAAATTATTCGGGCGACGCTGTGATGATTTTAGCCTTAAATGGAAAGTTTATTGGAACAAGGGAGCTTCCAATTGCATCAATTTCCCCTAATGATGGAAAGTTCGATGTGCTTATTGTTAAGAATTCGACGCTAGCGGCGTTCAAGGAATTATTAACGATGAACAATCCAAACAATGACACCAATCGATTGACCGAATTAACTTACTTTCAAACAAATAAGCTTACCATTACAACGGATATTAAGAAGGATATTGATATGGACGGTGAAATAAGTAATACTACTCCAGCTAAAATAGAACTACTCCCTAACCATATAAAAATGGTTAAAGGGTTTGGGGACTATTAG
- a CDS encoding DEAD/DEAH box helicase: MTTFYDLGVSEPIMKALEKMGFEEATPIQAETIPLAMQGKDVIGQAQTGTGKTAAFGIPMIEKIDKSVRKIQGLVVAPTRELAIQVAEEINRLGKFKGIRTLPVYGGQHMERQIRALKDGPQIVVATPGRLLDHMRRKTIRIDHVQTAVLDEADEMLNMGFIEDIREILKGIPEDRQTLLFSATMPKEIREIATHLMKSPEEIKVKAKEMTVENINQYFVEVPEKYKFDTLTNHLDINGPDLAIVFSRTKKRVDEITEGLQARGFRAEGIHGDLTQGKRMSVLNKFKNGRVEVLVATDVAARGLDISGVTHVYNFDIPQDPESYVHRIGRTGRAGRTGEAISFITPREMAHLHLIEKTTKSKMKRIMPPSSQDALRGQQQVAVNKLLKTIEQKDLKAYHQTANEILQDHDSITVIAAALKMLTKERRDTPVRISSVQPISVKKAQRSKDNNKRGGKRNYYGKRNQGGRGQGGRNQNGGRNRKGNFQKRRNRD, encoded by the coding sequence GTGACAACATTTTATGATTTAGGTGTTTCAGAGCCGATTATGAAGGCGTTAGAAAAAATGGGCTTTGAGGAAGCAACACCAATTCAAGCAGAGACGATCCCGCTTGCAATGCAAGGTAAAGATGTAATTGGACAAGCGCAAACAGGTACAGGGAAGACAGCGGCATTTGGTATCCCAATGATCGAGAAGATCGATAAATCTGTCCGCAAAATTCAAGGGTTAGTTGTAGCCCCTACAAGAGAGTTAGCTATTCAAGTAGCAGAAGAAATTAATCGATTAGGTAAATTCAAAGGTATCCGTACGTTGCCTGTTTATGGCGGTCAACACATGGAGCGACAAATCCGTGCTTTGAAAGATGGACCACAAATTGTTGTAGCGACTCCAGGACGCTTGCTCGACCATATGCGCAGGAAAACGATCCGAATTGACCATGTGCAAACGGCTGTATTGGATGAAGCAGATGAAATGCTGAACATGGGATTCATTGAAGATATTCGTGAAATTTTAAAAGGTATCCCTGAAGACAGACAAACGTTATTGTTTTCTGCAACAATGCCAAAGGAAATTCGCGAAATTGCAACACACCTCATGAAGAGTCCGGAAGAAATTAAAGTAAAAGCGAAAGAAATGACGGTTGAAAATATAAACCAGTATTTTGTTGAGGTTCCTGAGAAGTACAAATTTGACACGTTAACAAATCACCTTGACATTAATGGACCAGATTTAGCGATTGTCTTTAGCCGGACAAAAAAGCGTGTTGATGAAATCACGGAAGGATTACAAGCTCGAGGCTTTCGCGCAGAAGGCATTCATGGTGATTTAACTCAAGGCAAACGAATGTCTGTCCTGAACAAGTTTAAAAATGGCCGTGTTGAAGTATTAGTAGCAACTGATGTCGCAGCACGTGGGCTTGATATTTCTGGTGTTACACACGTTTATAATTTTGATATTCCACAAGATCCGGAAAGTTATGTCCATCGTATCGGTCGTACGGGACGCGCTGGACGCACTGGTGAAGCTATTTCCTTTATTACACCAAGAGAGATGGCCCATCTGCATTTAATTGAAAAAACGACAAAAAGTAAAATGAAACGGATCATGCCGCCATCAAGTCAAGATGCATTACGTGGACAACAACAGGTTGCAGTGAATAAATTGCTGAAGACGATTGAACAAAAAGACCTTAAAGCATATCATCAGACAGCAAATGAAATATTGCAGGATCATGATTCAATAACTGTTATTGCAGCTGCACTAAAAATGCTGACAAAAGAGCGGAGAGATACACCGGTTCGAATTTCTTCTGTGCAACCGATTAGTGTTAAAAAAGCACAAAGAAGTAAAGATAATAATAAACGTGGTGGGAAACGCAATTATTATGGGAAGCGAAACCAAGGCGGACGCGGTCAAGGTGGACGCAATCAAAATGGCGGTCGCAATCGCAAAGGGAATTTCCAAAAACGTAGAAACCGTGATTAA
- a CDS encoding PepSY domain-containing protein has translation MKRKVALMIGIFVGACSLGFGIYHSNASQVEPELTMDDIKQLVKAQYPGTITELELDKENNKSVYEVEIAGDGKEYDLHLDGKTGEVVSLSKKMTLPENNNENEKQSNVNDKMKETAKDKKEDATSNKKQNTKSKPAIDSKKAVEIASNEFNGSVTDFELDEEDGRLIYEIEMHAINKEAEIEIDAYTGEIIVLSIDEDD, from the coding sequence ATGAAGAGAAAAGTAGCTTTAATGATTGGAATCTTCGTGGGAGCCTGTTCATTAGGATTTGGGATTTATCATTCAAATGCATCGCAAGTGGAACCAGAATTAACGATGGACGATATTAAACAATTGGTGAAAGCACAGTATCCTGGAACAATTACCGAGTTGGAATTAGATAAAGAAAATAATAAATCTGTTTATGAAGTTGAAATTGCGGGTGATGGAAAGGAATATGACTTACATCTTGATGGTAAGACAGGAGAGGTTGTTAGTCTTAGTAAAAAGATGACACTGCCAGAAAATAACAATGAAAACGAAAAGCAGTCTAACGTGAATGATAAAATGAAGGAAACTGCAAAAGACAAGAAAGAAGATGCTACATCAAATAAGAAGCAGAACACAAAAAGTAAACCGGCAATTGATTCTAAAAAGGCGGTTGAGATTGCTTCAAATGAATTTAATGGAAGCGTAACTGACTTTGAGCTTGATGAGGAAGATGGTCGCCTTATTTATGAGATTGAAATGCACGCAATTAATAAAGAGGCAGAAATTGAAATCGATGCGTATACAGGTGAAATAATTGTATTATCGATTGACGAGGATGATTAA
- a CDS encoding helix-turn-helix transcriptional regulator, producing MIRKGTLTNRLNVLRAEKHWSQKKVASLLGISRQTIISIEANKYSPSLMLAFQIANLFDKDINDVFQYHSEEECLND from the coding sequence GTGATCCGTAAAGGAACCTTAACAAACCGATTAAATGTACTTCGGGCTGAAAAACATTGGTCTCAAAAAAAAGTTGCATCACTGCTAGGAATCAGTCGACAAACGATTATTTCAATTGAAGCCAATAAGTACAGTCCATCTTTAATGCTTGCCTTTCAGATTGCCAATTTATTCGACAAAGATATTAATGACGTATTTCAATATCATTCGGAAGAGGAGTGTTTAAATGATTAA
- a CDS encoding alpha/beta hydrolase, translated as MIGCLIIHGYTGGPYEVEPLAAYLRENTSWHIEVPTLPGHGRKLALKNVSHKKWLHAAEKALKQLHEKYDQIYLIGFSMGGMIASYLAAKYKVDKLVLLATAGKYLSFKQILLDVGEAIADGFRGELNKNKLYLHYKRKLGEVPFKANLEFLKLVKYTKPYLKDIDTPVLIAQGQQDSMVPYKTAYFLEKEITSKRKEVVFFERSRHLICLGNDKDALNTMIYAFLTKNK; from the coding sequence ATGATCGGTTGTTTGATTATCCATGGATATACAGGTGGACCATATGAAGTGGAACCATTGGCAGCATATTTACGGGAAAATACGAGTTGGCATATAGAAGTTCCGACCCTTCCCGGCCATGGAAGAAAGCTAGCACTTAAAAACGTTTCCCACAAAAAATGGCTACATGCAGCTGAAAAAGCACTCAAACAATTACATGAGAAATATGATCAAATATACTTAATTGGATTTTCAATGGGAGGAATGATTGCTTCCTATTTGGCTGCAAAATATAAAGTGGATAAACTTGTCCTTCTTGCTACTGCAGGGAAGTATTTATCATTCAAACAAATCTTGCTGGATGTTGGTGAGGCTATAGCAGATGGTTTCAGGGGGGAGCTTAATAAAAATAAATTATATTTGCATTACAAAAGAAAATTGGGCGAAGTTCCTTTTAAAGCCAACTTGGAATTTCTTAAATTGGTTAAATACACGAAGCCATATTTAAAGGACATCGATACACCAGTATTGATTGCACAAGGGCAGCAAGATAGTATGGTTCCATACAAAACTGCTTATTTCTTAGAAAAAGAGATCACATCGAAGCGAAAAGAGGTCGTATTTTTTGAACGTTCCAGACATCTAATCTGTTTAGGGAATGATAAGGATGCATTGAATACAATGATTTATGCTTTCTTAACAAAAAACAAGTAA
- a CDS encoding HAMP domain-containing sensor histidine kinase, whose product MKLRTKIQLFTSIFMLILILLINTSVYYLFYKLSVDSELKELETQTSTIVRTLNENPEIPSKELLEAYLPTEGMIRVISQNGTALNTLTKQSEFRDLPSEFSSTQYKKVTKQKSGVSIAVVAQPIIWSDGTIVTLQVSKHLIELHKTMKVLLYVVIIASIIMLVPTVIAGRFLSGFLLKPIHALIQTMKENKIKDNWKKIELNGRSKDELYQMEVTFNDMIDHLKDNFQKQEQFVSDASHELKTPIAIVKSYAQLLERRGKDRPEVFQEAVDAIDSEADRMQKLVEQMLLLAKSKKAETDTSINLVKLCETCISAFTGAYDRTITLITKQDSVWIEGNEDQIKQVVYILIANALKYSDDEISVGIQGNGYEAIVTIEDFGQGISEAEQAKVFDRFYRVDKARSRDTGGTGLGLAIAKTIVEAHKGSISVSSMIGEGSTFRVRLPVQGNA is encoded by the coding sequence TACATCTGTCTATTATTTGTTCTATAAATTATCCGTTGATAGTGAATTAAAGGAATTAGAAACGCAAACATCGACAATTGTTAGAACACTAAACGAAAATCCGGAGATCCCTAGCAAGGAATTGTTAGAAGCGTATTTGCCGACAGAAGGCATGATCCGCGTGATTAGCCAGAATGGAACAGCTCTTAACACGTTGACAAAGCAAAGTGAATTTCGTGATCTTCCAAGTGAGTTTTCCTCTACGCAATATAAAAAGGTGACCAAGCAAAAATCTGGTGTCAGTATAGCTGTTGTAGCTCAACCCATTATTTGGAGTGATGGCACCATTGTAACACTGCAAGTATCGAAACATTTAATCGAATTGCATAAAACAATGAAGGTGTTATTGTATGTGGTTATCATCGCTTCCATTATTATGCTCGTTCCAACGGTTATTGCAGGAAGATTTTTAAGTGGGTTTTTATTGAAACCGATACATGCTTTAATTCAGACAATGAAAGAGAACAAAATAAAGGATAACTGGAAGAAAATTGAATTAAACGGGCGTTCAAAGGATGAATTATATCAAATGGAAGTAACATTTAATGATATGATTGATCACCTAAAAGACAATTTTCAGAAACAGGAACAATTTGTTTCAGATGCTTCACATGAATTAAAGACTCCAATCGCGATTGTAAAAAGTTATGCCCAGCTTTTAGAAAGGCGAGGAAAAGATCGCCCGGAAGTCTTTCAAGAAGCGGTTGATGCAATTGACTCTGAAGCGGATCGGATGCAAAAGTTAGTTGAACAAATGCTTCTTTTGGCAAAGAGTAAGAAAGCGGAAACTGATACATCAATTAATCTAGTGAAGCTGTGTGAAACTTGTATCTCAGCTTTTACAGGTGCATATGATCGGACAATTACTCTGATCACGAAACAAGATAGTGTTTGGATAGAAGGAAATGAGGACCAAATCAAACAGGTTGTGTATATTTTAATAGCGAATGCGTTGAAATACAGTGATGATGAGATTAGCGTGGGCATTCAGGGAAATGGATATGAGGCGATTGTGACAATTGAGGATTTTGGACAAGGGATTTCTGAAGCTGAACAAGCAAAAGTGTTTGATCGATTTTATCGAGTTGATAAAGCGCGGAGTAGGGATACAGGTGGAACAGGGTTGGGGTTAGCCATTGCGAAAACAATTGTGGAAGCTCATAAAGGGTCGATTTCTGTTTCAAGCATGATTGGTGAAGGATCAACTTTTAGGGTTAGACTCCCGGTGCAAGGAAATGCATAA
- a CDS encoding DMT family transporter, with amino-acid sequence MRIPPFNPYIAVVIGVIAVSTSAVLVKLANGTPAAIIANYRLLIAVIIMAPYVFFKQRQEFKFIHKKDWLLSTCAGVFLAFHFILWFESLNYTSVASSVVLVTLQPIFAFLGTYFFFKERFSQGAVISMVIALLGSIIISWGDFRISGMALFGDILALLGAITVTVYFLFGQNARKRLSLMPYTFVVYGVSSITLIIYNLIVQNPFFGYPAEHWWIFIALAVIPTFFGHTLFNWALKWLSTATISMGIVFEPIGASLLAYFILGEKVTASQWLGGTIVLFGLFLFVMSTSRKRNVTISKKYQ; translated from the coding sequence ATGCGTATTCCTCCGTTTAATCCATATATAGCGGTTGTAATTGGTGTTATTGCTGTTTCAACATCTGCAGTCCTTGTCAAATTGGCAAACGGTACGCCAGCTGCCATTATTGCAAATTATCGTTTATTAATTGCTGTTATTATTATGGCTCCATATGTTTTTTTCAAACAAAGACAGGAGTTTAAGTTTATCCATAAGAAGGACTGGCTTTTGTCTACTTGTGCCGGGGTATTTTTGGCGTTTCATTTTATTCTCTGGTTCGAATCGTTGAATTATACATCTGTGGCAAGTTCCGTTGTCCTTGTTACACTGCAGCCGATATTCGCATTTTTGGGTACATATTTCTTTTTTAAAGAACGGTTTTCACAAGGTGCAGTCATTAGTATGGTTATTGCCTTATTAGGTAGTATCATCATCAGCTGGGGTGATTTCAGAATAAGCGGCATGGCATTATTTGGCGATATACTTGCGCTTCTCGGAGCAATCACTGTCACTGTCTATTTCTTATTTGGGCAAAATGCAAGAAAACGGTTATCTTTAATGCCATATACATTCGTTGTATACGGGGTAAGTTCCATAACGTTAATTATTTACAATTTAATCGTGCAAAATCCTTTCTTCGGGTACCCGGCTGAACATTGGTGGATATTCATCGCATTAGCTGTTATCCCAACATTCTTCGGTCACACGCTATTTAATTGGGCACTAAAGTGGCTTAGCACTGCAACGATATCGATGGGGATTGTCTTCGAACCAATTGGTGCGTCTTTACTCGCTTACTTCATTTTGGGTGAGAAAGTTACAGCTTCACAATGGCTCGGAGGAACTATCGTATTATTTGGGTTATTTTTATTTGTCATGAGCACTTCTCGAAAGCGTAATGTAACGATATCTAAGAAGTATCAGTAA
- the acpS gene encoding holo-ACP synthase yields the protein MNSLIKGIGMDLIELTRIRNSIERNPRFIERILTVSEQELFYQLSTDNRRAEFLAGRFAAKEAFAKAVGTGIGKLSFQHIEVLPDSHGAPVLIAEGYEHATVFISITHSNNYAAAQIVIEDK from the coding sequence GTGAACAGCTTGATAAAAGGAATTGGAATGGATTTAATCGAGTTAACAAGAATCAGAAACAGCATCGAGCGAAATCCAAGGTTTATCGAACGAATTTTAACCGTAAGTGAACAAGAGTTATTTTATCAATTGTCAACTGACAATAGAAGGGCAGAATTTCTTGCCGGACGATTTGCTGCAAAGGAGGCATTTGCAAAAGCTGTTGGAACAGGAATTGGTAAATTAAGTTTTCAACATATCGAAGTGTTACCGGATAGTCATGGGGCACCTGTGTTGATCGCCGAAGGATATGAACATGCTACTGTTTTTATCTCTATTACACATAGCAATAACTATGCAGCGGCGCAAATCGTAATAGAAGATAAATAG
- a CDS encoding glutaredoxin family protein, translating into MKKKDVKVYINSNRDHYTKLLDPLNKLEIDYEKKDVIENPKYMKELQDKGIYGTPVTIIDGKAILGFQVNKIKQVLGMGHYFGDGF; encoded by the coding sequence ATGAAGAAGAAAGACGTGAAGGTTTATATTAACAGTAACCGGGATCATTATACTAAGCTTTTAGACCCATTGAATAAATTGGAAATAGATTACGAAAAGAAAGATGTCATAGAAAACCCAAAGTATATGAAGGAGTTACAGGATAAGGGGATTTACGGAACTCCCGTAACCATTATTGATGGTAAAGCAATACTAGGGTTTCAGGTAAACAAGATAAAGCAGGTCTTAGGAATGGGGCATTACTTCGGGGATGGTTTTTAA
- a CDS encoding DegV family protein: MHIQLMTDGGADFPARLSESLELITVPLYLHFQEEQYKSGVTIDLQRFYKKIKEAKELPRSSAPSPNDFYEAFKQVDQTKPIIMFSLSSGLSSTFDNAVAGKDMLVDEQPHRKIEVINTKTASCGLALLLHEAGIKINEGYSFENLIEHLHERVEQTTTLFVLKTLENLILGGRLDKVKGAIAKTLNIKLLMRGSEEGTIEVTEKVRGDKKSIRHFIEQIGTYTKNAEDKVIAMTHCNAEDRANKVLAEIRNKYPFKDAILTEMGPLISTYAGEGGLVISFFKD, encoded by the coding sequence TTGCATATTCAACTAATGACGGACGGTGGGGCTGACTTTCCAGCTAGGTTGTCAGAATCATTAGAATTAATTACTGTACCTCTTTATTTACACTTTCAGGAAGAACAATACAAAAGCGGCGTTACGATTGATTTGCAACGTTTTTATAAAAAAATAAAAGAAGCAAAAGAGCTTCCTCGCTCATCTGCACCGAGCCCAAATGACTTTTACGAAGCCTTTAAACAAGTTGACCAGACGAAACCAATCATCATGTTTAGCTTGTCAAGCGGTCTAAGCAGTACTTTTGATAATGCGGTAGCAGGGAAAGATATGCTGGTCGATGAACAACCTCATCGAAAAATCGAAGTGATAAATACAAAGACAGCATCTTGCGGATTGGCTCTTTTACTCCATGAAGCAGGTATTAAAATCAACGAAGGTTACTCGTTTGAAAACCTGATAGAACATCTTCACGAACGTGTTGAACAAACGACAACTTTATTTGTTTTAAAGACATTGGAAAACCTGATTCTCGGTGGACGTTTAGACAAAGTAAAGGGCGCCATTGCTAAAACACTTAATATAAAATTATTAATGCGCGGAAGTGAAGAAGGAACAATTGAAGTAACAGAAAAAGTTCGCGGCGATAAGAAATCAATCCGACATTTCATTGAACAAATCGGTACCTACACAAAAAACGCGGAAGATAAAGTCATTGCCATGACACATTGTAATGCAGAAGATCGTGCAAATAAAGTACTTGCCGAAATACGAAATAAATACCCGTTTAAAGATGCTATCTTAACCGAAATGGGACCACTGATTTCGACATATGCTGGTGAAGGCGGTTTAGTAATTTCATTCTTTAAAGACTAA
- a CDS encoding NAD(P)H-hydrate dehydratase, whose product MYIVTAKEMYDMDRYTVEEMGLDARILMENAGRAVCYELTKIITKKDRICVMVGGGNNGGDGFVIARTLKNKNYHVTVIQVVPDEKITGDVQYNKTLFLNCGGSVVVTTEASDISKIATNSDVIIDAMIGIGVHDKLREPTATIVSIINEFAPRIISVDIPTGLPADEGITGFSAIQADYTIIIEAPKMSLYLQHTAAFYGKWKVVSIGIPANAIEETPARLIWDQHQFQQTMPKRGLYAHKGDHGKGLAIGGSKEMPGSIAMTAKAALRTGAGLLTVGTTESVIPTIASTCVEATYLALSRNKESDLMTMSIPFDKYDAIVIGMGLGREKRAEQLVQNVLTEANYPVIIDADGLYHAKFAHTKLTKRLYPTIMTPHPGEMAMLLDVSVAELLEKPFYYSTKFARDHQVYLVLKGKNTIITAPGGQQAVNTTGNQGLAKGGSGDVLSGIILAMVMQHKSIFQALCNACFVHGMAADLLVTDNHSYYDLMATDVIEGIPAVYRTFLDM is encoded by the coding sequence GTGTATATTGTCACCGCAAAAGAAATGTACGATATGGACCGTTATACAGTGGAGGAAATGGGCTTAGATGCCAGAATATTAATGGAAAACGCGGGAAGAGCAGTTTGCTATGAACTAACAAAAATCATAACCAAAAAAGATCGAATATGTGTAATGGTTGGTGGAGGAAATAATGGTGGGGACGGATTTGTTATTGCACGGACGCTTAAAAATAAAAACTATCATGTCACTGTTATCCAAGTCGTACCAGATGAGAAAATAACAGGGGATGTCCAATATAATAAGACCTTATTTTTGAATTGTGGGGGTTCTGTTGTTGTTACAACCGAAGCTTCGGACATTAGCAAAATCGCCACAAATTCAGATGTGATTATTGATGCAATGATTGGAATAGGCGTACATGATAAGTTAAGGGAGCCAACTGCAACGATTGTCTCGATTATCAATGAATTTGCTCCACGGATTATTTCGGTTGACATTCCGACTGGGCTTCCAGCAGATGAGGGAATAACCGGATTTTCTGCCATACAGGCTGATTACACAATTATAATTGAAGCACCGAAAATGAGTCTATATTTACAGCATACTGCAGCTTTTTACGGAAAATGGAAGGTGGTTTCCATTGGTATTCCGGCTAATGCCATTGAAGAAACACCTGCGAGACTTATTTGGGATCAGCACCAATTCCAGCAAACAATGCCGAAACGGGGGCTCTATGCTCATAAAGGTGATCACGGAAAAGGCCTAGCTATTGGGGGATCAAAGGAGATGCCTGGGTCAATTGCGATGACTGCTAAAGCAGCTTTAAGAACAGGTGCAGGCTTACTCACTGTTGGCACAACGGAAAGTGTCATTCCAACTATTGCTTCAACATGTGTTGAGGCTACCTATCTAGCATTAAGTCGTAACAAAGAATCTGACTTAATGACTATGTCCATTCCGTTTGATAAATATGATGCGATCGTGATTGGGATGGGGTTAGGACGAGAAAAGAGAGCAGAGCAGTTAGTTCAAAATGTGCTAACAGAGGCAAATTATCCAGTGATTATTGATGCTGATGGGTTGTACCATGCCAAATTCGCACACACTAAATTAACAAAGCGTTTATATCCAACGATTATGACCCCGCATCCTGGTGAAATGGCCATGCTGTTAGACGTATCGGTTGCAGAACTCTTGGAAAAGCCTTTTTATTATTCTACAAAGTTTGCGCGCGATCATCAGGTGTATCTCGTGTTAAAAGGAAAAAATACAATTATCACAGCACCTGGTGGACAACAAGCTGTGAACACAACCGGGAATCAGGGGCTAGCAAAAGGTGGCAGTGGGGATGTGCTCTCGGGAATAATTCTAGCGATGGTGATGCAACACAAAAGTATTTTCCAAGCGTTATGTAATGCATGTTTTGTTCATGGAATGGCTGCTGATCTGCTTGTAACGGACAACCATTCTTATTACGATTTAATGGCAACGGATGTAATTGAAGGGATCCCTGCTGTTTATCGTACATTTCTTGATATGTAG